One window of the Janthinobacterium sp. PAMC25594 genome contains the following:
- a CDS encoding DUF1799 domain-containing protein — protein sequence MALGLVESEEDEQQRREAAEEAAAVMGLRIRRAPVISEALYLWPENVPSWNLFQAMSTQWMVGMAGATGLSYPGVEVVMRKARVKRRDEERIFHEIQCMERATLSAWREKTDGK from the coding sequence GTGGCGCTCGGCCTGGTGGAATCTGAAGAGGACGAACAGCAGAGGCGCGAGGCGGCCGAAGAGGCGGCAGCAGTGATGGGGCTGCGGATTCGGCGGGCACCTGTCATCAGCGAGGCGCTCTACTTATGGCCCGAGAACGTGCCCAGCTGGAACTTGTTCCAAGCCATGAGCACGCAATGGATGGTCGGTATGGCCGGTGCAACCGGCCTGTCATATCCAGGCGTGGAAGTGGTCATGCGCAAGGCTCGCGTCAAGCGACGTGACGAAGAGCGTATTTTTCATGAAATTCAATGTATGGAGCGGGCGACCTTGAGCGCCTGGAGAGAGAAAACCGATGGCAAATGA
- a CDS encoding phage tail tube protein, whose protein sequence is MSRLIRNTAILAKIEPVYGVDAVPTGAANAMLVSTLSINPLNAQNVDRNNIRPYLGGDEQLVGSRHVEMGFDVELVGAGTLGTAPAWGPLLRACGFAEVITAGVRVDYVPISTGFESATIYWYDDGVLHKGLGARGTASLKLSVGEKPVISCKFVCLYGGIREAAAPTADLEEWQVPEIVLDANSGKLMWGATHAITTPPALIGGDSYPSKGLTVDLGVTSPFQALLGGESVPITERKVTGAVQLELTAAQEVAAMAAVLATAKTSLGMIHGTVAGSRVGVFMPGVQRIEPSKEDLNGARMIGYKLLVNPVAGNDEIRITTSF, encoded by the coding sequence GTGCCAACTGGCGCGGCCAACGCAATGCTGGTCAGCACGCTGAGCATCAACCCGCTGAACGCGCAAAACGTCGACCGCAATAATATCCGGCCATACCTTGGCGGTGACGAGCAGCTGGTCGGTAGCCGCCACGTTGAAATGGGTTTCGACGTCGAACTGGTCGGTGCCGGCACACTGGGTACCGCGCCTGCGTGGGGTCCGCTGCTGCGCGCCTGTGGTTTCGCCGAGGTCATCACGGCAGGCGTGCGTGTGGATTATGTCCCGATTTCAACAGGTTTCGAATCGGCCACCATTTACTGGTATGACGATGGCGTGCTGCATAAAGGCTTGGGCGCGCGCGGTACCGCTTCGCTGAAGTTGAGCGTTGGCGAAAAACCAGTCATCTCGTGCAAGTTCGTCTGCCTGTACGGCGGCATTCGCGAGGCCGCTGCTCCAACGGCAGACCTGGAAGAGTGGCAAGTCCCGGAGATCGTGCTGGATGCCAACTCCGGTAAGCTGATGTGGGGTGCTACACATGCGATCACCACGCCACCAGCGCTGATCGGCGGCGATTCCTACCCGAGTAAGGGGCTGACGGTTGATCTGGGTGTCACCTCGCCGTTTCAGGCGCTACTGGGTGGTGAATCCGTACCAATTACCGAACGCAAGGTAACAGGCGCAGTGCAGCTGGAACTGACGGCGGCGCAGGAGGTTGCCGCCATGGCCGCCGTGCTGGCCACCGCCAAGACGAGCCTCGGCATGATCCACGGCACTGTTGCCGGCAGCCGTGTCGGCGTGTTCATGCCCGGTGTGCAGCGCATTGAGCCGTCCAAGGAAGACCTTAACGGCGCCCGCATGATCGGTTACAAGCTGCTGGTCAACCCGGTTGCCGGCAACGACGAAATCCGCATCACTACCAGTTTTTAA